Proteins from one Mycolicibacter virginiensis genomic window:
- a CDS encoding citrate synthase: MAATDDTATLRYPGGELELPIVKATEGSDALAIGSLLAKTGYTTFDNGYANTSPVKSAITYIDGDAGILRYRGYPIEQLAEKSTFIEVSYLLIYGELPTSDQLAAFTGRIQRHTMLHEDLKRFFDGFPRNAHPMPVLSSVVNALSAYYQDSLDPSDNDQVELSTIRLLGKLPTIAAYAYKKSAGQPFLYPDNSLSLVENFLRMTFGLPAEPYEADPEVVRALDMLFILHADHEQNCSTSTVRLVGSSRANLFTSISGGINALWGPLHGGANQAVLEMLEQIRDQQNGNVTDFVRKVKNREDGVKLMGFGHRVYKNYDPRARIVKEQADKILGKLGGDDELLNIAKDLEEAALTDDYFVERKLYPNVDFYTGLIYRAIGFPAQMFTVLFALGRLPGWIAHWREMHDEGDSKIGRPRQIYTGYTERDYVGIGGR, from the coding sequence GTGGCCGCAACCGATGACACCGCCACTCTCCGGTATCCGGGCGGCGAGCTAGAACTGCCGATCGTTAAGGCGACCGAGGGGTCCGACGCTCTCGCCATCGGTTCGCTGCTCGCCAAGACCGGCTACACCACGTTCGACAATGGCTACGCCAACACCTCGCCGGTCAAGAGCGCCATCACCTACATCGACGGTGACGCCGGCATCCTGCGCTACCGCGGCTACCCGATCGAGCAGCTGGCCGAGAAGTCGACCTTCATCGAGGTCAGCTACCTGCTGATCTACGGCGAGCTGCCCACCTCTGACCAGCTGGCCGCGTTCACCGGCCGGATTCAGCGGCACACCATGCTGCACGAGGACCTGAAGCGGTTCTTCGACGGCTTCCCGCGCAACGCCCACCCGATGCCGGTGCTCTCCAGCGTGGTCAACGCGTTGAGCGCCTACTACCAGGACTCGCTGGACCCGTCGGACAACGACCAGGTGGAACTGTCGACCATCCGGCTGCTGGGCAAGCTGCCCACCATCGCCGCCTACGCCTACAAGAAGTCGGCCGGCCAGCCGTTCCTGTACCCGGACAACTCGCTGAGCCTGGTGGAGAACTTCCTGCGGATGACGTTCGGCCTGCCGGCCGAGCCCTACGAGGCCGACCCCGAGGTGGTCCGCGCCCTGGACATGCTGTTCATCCTGCACGCCGACCACGAGCAGAACTGCTCGACGTCGACGGTGCGGTTGGTGGGCTCCTCGCGGGCCAACCTGTTCACCTCGATCTCCGGCGGCATCAACGCGCTGTGGGGCCCGCTGCACGGCGGCGCCAACCAGGCGGTGCTGGAGATGCTCGAGCAGATCCGCGACCAGCAGAACGGCAACGTCACCGACTTCGTACGCAAGGTCAAGAACCGCGAAGACGGCGTCAAGCTGATGGGCTTCGGCCACCGGGTCTACAAGAACTACGACCCGCGGGCGCGCATCGTCAAGGAACAGGCCGACAAGATCCTCGGCAAGCTCGGCGGTGACGACGAACTGCTCAACATCGCCAAGGACCTCGAAGAGGCCGCGCTGACCGATGACTACTTCGTCGAGCGCAAGCTCTACCCGAACGTCGACTTCTACACCGGCCTGATCTACCGGGCGATCGGCTTCCCGGCTCAGATGTTCACGGTGCTGTTCGCGCTGGGCCGGCTGCCCGGCTGGATCGCGCACTGGCGCGAGATGCACGACGAGGGCGACAGCAAGATCGGCCGGCCCCGTCAGATCTACACCGGCTACACCGAGCGTGACTACGTCGGCATCGGCGGACGGTAA
- the arfA gene encoding channel-forming protein ArfA/OmpATb, with protein MPGSENPTVTGWRKVSRFYRRPPGVGWVLALAAIPLLLALIGYGITDRSKLDINGPNISTPDVAAPTLSLSVPSVSPPGRSFAPLAILRNGNVITLNGDLPDIGMRTGLLDMLKGVFGGGVQLVDNLNIKAGVTAPDLSSLGSVFKAAVSMPDFKFKIVDDTVTLLGTAASDAVKFAVEAASKAAWPNLKLVNDIRVSKGETQAAPSATEVPAPAPTPKPTPAPAPAPSGSAPAHTPAPSPAGDCSNLQADITALMSTPVRFVTNGYTLSTGTKEQLARVAEKVKGCHNARVAVNGYTDNTGNDRINVPLSAARAKSVADFLVSHGVPANGVTSKGFGSADPIASNATPDGRAQNRRVAITVS; from the coding sequence ATGCCAGGCTCAGAAAACCCCACTGTGACTGGCTGGCGAAAGGTCTCGCGGTTCTACCGCCGGCCTCCCGGTGTCGGCTGGGTCTTGGCCCTGGCGGCAATTCCGTTGTTGCTGGCCCTGATTGGCTACGGAATTACGGATCGCTCCAAACTCGACATCAACGGGCCGAACATCAGTACGCCGGACGTCGCCGCGCCGACACTGTCGCTGTCGGTGCCGAGTGTGAGCCCGCCGGGGCGGTCCTTCGCCCCGCTGGCGATTCTGCGCAACGGCAATGTCATCACCCTCAATGGGGATCTTCCTGACATCGGCATGCGAACCGGACTGCTCGACATGCTCAAGGGAGTGTTCGGCGGTGGTGTGCAGCTGGTCGACAATCTCAACATCAAGGCCGGCGTCACCGCACCCGACCTGTCCAGTCTGGGATCGGTGTTCAAGGCCGCAGTGTCCATGCCGGACTTCAAATTCAAGATCGTCGACGACACCGTCACTCTGCTCGGAACCGCGGCGTCCGACGCGGTCAAGTTTGCCGTCGAGGCGGCATCTAAGGCGGCGTGGCCGAACCTGAAGCTGGTCAACGACATTCGCGTCTCCAAAGGTGAGACGCAGGCGGCCCCGAGTGCAACCGAGGTGCCGGCCCCGGCTCCGACACCGAAGCCCACTCCGGCTCCGGCTCCGGCGCCGTCGGGCAGTGCCCCGGCCCATACTCCGGCACCGAGCCCGGCCGGCGACTGCAGCAATCTGCAGGCCGACATCACCGCGCTGATGAGCACGCCGGTCAGGTTCGTCACCAATGGCTACACCCTGTCGACGGGCACCAAGGAGCAACTGGCCCGGGTGGCGGAGAAAGTGAAGGGTTGTCACAACGCCCGCGTCGCGGTCAACGGCTACACCGACAACACCGGCAACGACCGAATCAATGTGCCGCTCAGCGCAGCCCGCGCCAAGTCCGTCGCCGACTTCCTGGTGTCCCACGGCGTCCCCGCCAACGGCGTCACATCCAAGGGATTCGGCTCGGCCGACCCGATCGCCAGCAACGCGACACCCGACGGTCGTGCTCAAAACCGTCGCGTCGCGATCACCGTGAGCTAA
- a CDS encoding FAD-dependent oxidoreductase, translating to MPHVITQACCNDASCVFACPVNCIHPTPDEPEFATSEMLYIDPDACVDCGACVRACPVDAIVPHTKVMGEQLPFVEINKSFYPERPAGVKLPPTSKLAPILPAAELHQRGKYPLTVAIVGSGPAAMYAADELLTQQGVLVNMFEKLPTPYGLVRAGVAPDHQRTKLATRLFDEISARRGFQFFLNVEVGKHLSHADLLQHHHAVLYASGALHDRRLEIDGMGLPGTGTATEIVGWYNGHPEFADLPVDLSCERVVIVGNGNVALDVARVLTADPDRLARTDIADYALAALRGSAVSEVVIVARRGPASSAFTLPELVGLTQTAEVVLDAEDHARVRDDLATVQDTLTRQKLEILSKLGDASAPITRPRIRFAYELTPARVVGDDRCSAVEFTVTGTDQMRRIDAGLVLTSIGYHGTPIADLPFDDAAGVVPNEGGRVIDPATGERVPGAYVSGWIKRGTNGFIGSNKSDSLKTIQTLAADYNADLLTEPIAGPRAVARMVHAQQPDVIDAAGWKAIDRAEVARGEAQDRPRVKFTRVPDMLDEVKDHSELPLLQNLLRALRRS from the coding sequence ATGCCGCACGTAATTACCCAGGCGTGTTGTAACGACGCGTCGTGTGTGTTCGCCTGCCCGGTCAACTGCATTCACCCCACGCCGGACGAGCCCGAGTTCGCCACGTCGGAGATGCTCTATATCGACCCCGATGCGTGTGTGGACTGCGGAGCCTGCGTGCGGGCCTGCCCGGTCGACGCGATCGTCCCGCACACCAAGGTGATGGGCGAACAGTTGCCGTTCGTGGAGATCAACAAGTCGTTCTACCCGGAACGCCCTGCCGGGGTGAAGCTTCCACCGACCTCCAAGCTGGCGCCCATCCTGCCGGCCGCCGAGCTACACCAGCGCGGCAAATATCCGCTGACCGTAGCTATCGTCGGCTCCGGCCCGGCGGCCATGTACGCGGCCGACGAACTGCTGACCCAGCAGGGCGTGCTGGTGAATATGTTCGAGAAGCTGCCCACCCCTTACGGGTTGGTTCGGGCCGGCGTCGCCCCGGATCACCAGCGCACCAAGCTGGCCACCCGGTTGTTCGACGAGATCTCCGCGCGCCGTGGTTTCCAGTTCTTCCTCAACGTCGAGGTGGGCAAGCACCTGAGTCATGCGGACCTGCTGCAGCACCACCACGCCGTGCTGTACGCCTCGGGTGCGCTGCACGACCGGCGCCTTGAGATCGATGGAATGGGGCTGCCCGGAACGGGCACCGCGACCGAAATCGTCGGCTGGTACAACGGGCATCCCGAGTTCGCCGACCTGCCAGTCGATCTGAGCTGCGAGCGGGTGGTGATCGTGGGCAACGGCAACGTCGCCCTCGATGTGGCACGCGTGCTCACCGCCGACCCGGACCGACTGGCGCGCACCGACATCGCCGACTACGCGCTGGCGGCGCTGCGGGGCTCGGCTGTTTCCGAGGTGGTGATCGTCGCGCGACGCGGCCCAGCGTCTTCTGCGTTCACCCTGCCCGAGCTGGTCGGGCTGACGCAGACCGCTGAGGTGGTCCTCGACGCCGAGGACCATGCCCGGGTGCGTGATGACCTGGCGACGGTGCAAGACACCTTGACCCGGCAGAAGCTGGAGATCTTGAGCAAGCTGGGTGACGCGTCGGCACCGATCACCCGTCCCCGGATTCGATTCGCCTACGAGTTGACCCCGGCCCGAGTTGTCGGTGATGACCGTTGCAGCGCAGTGGAGTTCACTGTCACCGGAACCGATCAGATGCGACGTATTGACGCCGGCCTGGTGCTGACTTCGATCGGTTACCACGGAACGCCCATCGCCGACCTGCCGTTCGACGACGCCGCCGGCGTCGTCCCCAACGAGGGCGGTCGGGTGATCGACCCGGCGACCGGTGAGCGAGTTCCGGGTGCGTACGTGTCGGGCTGGATCAAGCGCGGTACCAACGGGTTTATCGGCTCCAACAAGTCTGACTCGCTGAAGACCATTCAGACGCTGGCCGCCGACTACAACGCAGATCTGCTGACGGAGCCGATCGCCGGCCCGCGGGCAGTCGCCCGGATGGTGCACGCCCAGCAGCCCGATGTCATCGACGCCGCCGGTTGGAAGGCCATCGACAGAGCCGAAGTCGCCCGCGGCGAAGCGCAAGACCGCCCGCGGGTGAAGTTCACCCGGGTGCCGGACATGCTCGACGAGGTCAAAGACCACTCGGAACTGCCGCTGCTGCAGAACCTGCTCCGCGCGCTGCGGCGCAGCTGA
- the arfB gene encoding channel accessory protein ArfB: MDFVIHWLWYLLAFAVGSAVAWLLTVVSLRRTSKEDAVAALPGSREIGAH; the protein is encoded by the coding sequence ATGGATTTCGTCATTCACTGGCTCTGGTATCTGCTGGCATTCGCGGTCGGGTCGGCGGTCGCCTGGTTGCTCACCGTCGTCTCGCTCCGCCGCACCAGCAAGGAAGACGCCGTTGCGGCGCTTCCCGGCTCGCGTGAGATAGGAGCCCACTGA
- a CDS encoding sensor histidine kinase has translation MKLLRRIFARTPSLRTRVMLVTAIGTAIVTVIIGAIVWVGITNDRKYWLDRRLDEAAGLTVPLIGLGELPRSAGATDAVITLRRANQVTSNSSVVLPELEPGYADTEIDGVRYRVRTVDIPGPGPRSLAVGATYDATLADTNNLHRRVILLCTVAIGAAALLGWLLTAFAVRPLRRLAQQARSIDAGDERPDIEVRGATEAVEIAEAMRGMLQRIWTEQDRTKEALASARDFAAVSSHELRTPLTAMRTNLEVLTTLDLPDDQRKEVLHDVVRTQTRIEATLSALERLAQGELSTSDDHVPVDITDLLDRAAHDAMRVFPDLNVSLVPSPTCIIVGLPAGLRLAVDNAIANAVKHGGATQVQLSAVTSREGVEIAIDDNGGGLPEEERRIVFERFSRGSTASHSGSGLGLALVAQQAELHGGTASLEDSPLGGVRLLLRLPPPS, from the coding sequence ATGAAGCTGCTGCGGCGCATCTTCGCCAGAACACCGTCACTGCGGACCCGGGTGATGCTGGTGACGGCGATCGGCACCGCGATCGTGACGGTCATCATCGGCGCCATCGTGTGGGTCGGTATCACCAACGACCGCAAGTACTGGCTGGACCGCCGGCTCGACGAGGCGGCCGGACTGACCGTCCCGCTGATCGGCCTGGGTGAACTGCCCCGGTCGGCCGGCGCCACCGATGCCGTCATCACACTGCGACGGGCCAACCAAGTGACGTCGAACTCTTCCGTGGTACTGCCGGAGCTGGAACCGGGCTACGCCGACACCGAGATCGACGGCGTGCGCTACCGGGTGCGCACCGTCGACATCCCCGGACCGGGGCCACGGTCGCTGGCCGTCGGCGCCACCTACGACGCCACCCTCGCCGACACCAACAACCTGCACCGCCGGGTGATCCTGCTCTGTACCGTCGCGATCGGAGCGGCCGCGCTGCTGGGCTGGCTGCTGACGGCATTTGCGGTGCGGCCCCTGCGACGGCTGGCGCAGCAGGCGCGATCGATCGACGCCGGTGATGAACGGCCCGACATCGAAGTGCGCGGCGCCACCGAGGCGGTGGAAATCGCCGAGGCGATGCGCGGCATGCTGCAGCGGATCTGGACCGAGCAGGATCGGACCAAGGAGGCCCTGGCCTCCGCGCGTGACTTCGCCGCGGTCTCCTCCCACGAGCTGCGCACCCCGCTGACCGCGATGCGCACCAACCTCGAGGTGCTGACCACCCTGGACCTGCCCGACGACCAGCGCAAAGAGGTGCTGCACGACGTCGTGCGGACCCAGACTCGGATCGAGGCGACGCTGTCGGCTCTGGAGCGGCTGGCGCAGGGCGAACTGTCCACCTCCGACGATCACGTGCCGGTCGACATCACCGATCTGCTCGACCGGGCGGCCCACGACGCGATGCGGGTCTTCCCGGACCTGAACGTCTCGTTGGTGCCGTCGCCGACCTGCATCATCGTCGGGCTGCCCGCCGGACTGCGGCTGGCCGTGGACAACGCGATCGCCAACGCGGTCAAGCACGGCGGCGCGACCCAAGTGCAATTGTCGGCGGTCACCTCACGCGAGGGCGTGGAGATCGCCATCGACGACAACGGCGGGGGGCTTCCCGAGGAAGAGCGCCGCATCGTCTTCGAGCGGTTCTCCCGCGGGTCGACGGCATCGCATTCGGGGTCGGGCCTCGGGCTGGCCCTGGTCGCGCAACAAGCCGAACTGCACGGCGGCACGGCGTCTTTGGAAGACAGTCCGCTGGGCGGAGTACGTCTGCTGCTGCGGCTTCCGCCGCCGAGCTGA
- the arfA gene encoding channel-forming protein ArfA/OmpATb — MRARLIGAALLTALLAAVGYGLAERAHQPVAAPQPAAAPAASVPVSVIRHGTEFTLAGDVADPAAKRELLDAVITSSDDITVVDHLVVAPGAVTIDFSGAGPVFEAAAGIDDFTFAITGDTVTLGGTTAKTDEAAAVQAAAEDAWVRARIVNELASSQGGEKSTKND; from the coding sequence GTGCGTGCCCGGCTGATCGGGGCGGCGCTGCTGACGGCGCTGCTCGCTGCGGTCGGTTATGGCCTAGCCGAACGCGCACACCAACCCGTCGCCGCCCCGCAGCCCGCCGCCGCGCCGGCAGCGTCGGTGCCGGTGTCGGTGATCCGTCACGGCACTGAATTCACGCTGGCCGGAGACGTCGCCGATCCGGCAGCCAAACGGGAGCTGCTGGATGCGGTGATCACCTCGAGCGACGACATCACCGTTGTCGACCATCTCGTGGTGGCTCCCGGTGCGGTGACCATCGACTTCTCCGGCGCGGGCCCGGTGTTCGAGGCCGCCGCGGGCATCGACGATTTCACTTTTGCGATCACTGGCGACACCGTGACGCTGGGCGGGACCACCGCGAAGACGGACGAGGCGGCCGCCGTGCAGGCCGCGGCCGAAGACGCCTGGGTGCGGGCCCGCATCGTCAACGAGCTAGCCAGCTCCCAGGGCGGGGAAAAGTCCACCAAAAACGACTAA
- a CDS encoding FKBP-type peptidyl-prolyl cis-trans isomerase: MTNPAKPQITVPTGPAPADLVIEDIVVGEGPAAVPGGVVNVHYLGVDYDSGAEFDSSWNRGESLEFPLDGLIAGWQDGIPGMKVGGRRQLVIPPELAYGPAGTGHPLAGKTLVFVIDLLGTR, translated from the coding sequence ATGACTAATCCGGCCAAGCCGCAGATCACCGTTCCGACCGGCCCGGCACCCGCCGACCTGGTCATCGAGGACATCGTCGTCGGGGAAGGTCCCGCGGCCGTCCCCGGTGGGGTCGTCAACGTGCACTACCTCGGCGTCGACTACGACAGCGGCGCGGAATTCGACAGCTCCTGGAACCGCGGCGAATCCCTGGAGTTTCCGCTGGACGGGCTCATCGCCGGTTGGCAGGACGGCATCCCGGGCATGAAGGTGGGCGGCCGGCGTCAGCTGGTGATCCCGCCGGAGCTGGCCTATGGGCCCGCCGGAACCGGGCACCCACTGGCCGGCAAGACCCTGGTCTTTGTGATCGACCTGCTCGGCACCCGCTGA
- a CDS encoding MFS transporter gives MRIFADTTPLRSPDFRRLWVAGIPTVIGANLTIFAVPVQIYALTRSSAYVGLSGLFALVPLVVFGLLGGAWADAMDRRKLLIIASCGLAAASLLLWIQAAAGLENVWVVLVLLGVQQGFYAVNAPTRSAAIPRLVAGSDLPAANSLNMTVMQFGAIVGPLLAGLLLGWVDLSTLYLIDAATCIFPIWATFRLAPMPPAESVGPSSFGIAAVLDGFRYLAGNTVVLMSFVVDLIAMILGMPRALFPQIASADFGGPVEGGTTMALLAAAMSAGAVLGGVFSGWLPRITRQGLAVVAAIVVWGGAMIGFGLAVGHGGGHAGRALWVALAFLAVGGAADMVSAAFRSTMLQQAASDEIRGRLQGVFTVIVAGGPRLADAVHGAAGAVVGTAAASAGGGALVVVGVVLAALAAPAFLRYRRPGDVHREPPPSRR, from the coding sequence GTGAGGATTTTCGCCGACACCACCCCGTTGCGCAGCCCCGACTTCCGACGGTTGTGGGTGGCCGGTATCCCGACCGTCATCGGGGCGAACCTGACCATCTTCGCGGTCCCGGTGCAGATCTATGCGCTGACCCGCAGCTCGGCCTACGTCGGGCTGTCGGGTCTGTTCGCGCTGGTCCCGCTGGTCGTCTTCGGTCTGCTCGGCGGCGCCTGGGCCGACGCCATGGACCGCCGCAAGCTACTGATCATCGCCTCCTGCGGGCTGGCGGCCGCCTCGCTGCTGCTGTGGATCCAGGCCGCGGCCGGACTCGAGAACGTGTGGGTGGTACTCGTCCTGCTGGGTGTGCAGCAGGGGTTCTATGCCGTCAATGCCCCGACCCGGTCCGCGGCGATTCCGCGGCTGGTGGCCGGCAGTGATCTGCCGGCCGCCAACTCACTGAACATGACCGTCATGCAGTTCGGCGCGATCGTCGGGCCCCTGCTGGCCGGGCTGCTGCTCGGCTGGGTGGATCTGTCCACCCTGTATCTGATCGACGCCGCGACGTGCATCTTCCCGATCTGGGCGACGTTCCGGCTGGCTCCGATGCCGCCGGCTGAATCGGTCGGCCCGTCCAGCTTCGGGATCGCGGCCGTGCTGGACGGGTTCCGCTACCTGGCCGGCAACACCGTGGTGCTGATGTCGTTCGTGGTGGACCTGATCGCGATGATCCTCGGCATGCCGAGGGCGCTGTTCCCGCAGATCGCGAGCGCGGACTTCGGCGGGCCGGTCGAGGGCGGCACCACCATGGCGCTGCTGGCCGCGGCGATGTCGGCCGGCGCGGTGCTCGGCGGGGTGTTCTCGGGGTGGTTGCCGCGGATCACTCGTCAGGGCCTGGCCGTCGTGGCTGCGATCGTGGTCTGGGGCGGGGCGATGATCGGTTTCGGGCTCGCGGTCGGGCACGGCGGCGGGCACGCCGGTCGGGCGCTGTGGGTGGCGCTGGCGTTCCTGGCGGTCGGCGGTGCCGCGGACATGGTCTCGGCGGCGTTCCGGTCGACGATGCTGCAGCAGGCCGCGTCCGACGAGATCCGCGGCCGGCTGCAGGGAGTGTTCACCGTGATCGTCGCCGGCGGGCCCCGGCTCGCCGATGCGGTGCACGGTGCCGCCGGGGCGGTGGTGGGGACGGCCGCGGCGTCCGCCGGCGGCGGGGCCCTGGTGGTGGTGGGCGTGGTGCTTGCGGCCCTGGCAGCGCCCGCTTTCCTGCGCTATCGGCGGCCGGGCGATGTACACCGGGAGCCGCCACCGTCACGCCGATAG
- the arfC gene encoding channel accessory protein ArfC, sunset domain variant, which translates to MHGVNCWLMGLSFLLGLLLTFAFTIRRVKREVPVSVAPGAAGPAASAPTAPIPAAGASTGSGATAKLAGGTLPSEAETSAMAIGETPYGAGSARAGAGGDGPTGWTIKGNEDSMLYHTTDSPWYDQTIAEVWFAEESAAAAAGFTRWDKGRSNSGTAKLVEVEEVPPGPFGPGSAKAGPGGSGPVGWTVKGNEDSMLYHAPASPAYDATIAEVWFKDEQTAAAAGFQRWDTWRKDKKKKK; encoded by the coding sequence ATGCACGGCGTCAATTGCTGGCTGATGGGACTGTCATTTCTGTTGGGTCTGCTGTTGACATTCGCCTTCACCATCCGGCGGGTCAAACGCGAGGTGCCGGTATCGGTGGCACCCGGTGCCGCCGGTCCCGCGGCGAGCGCGCCCACCGCCCCCATCCCGGCCGCCGGGGCGAGCACCGGTTCGGGCGCGACGGCGAAACTCGCCGGCGGCACACTTCCCTCAGAGGCCGAGACCAGCGCGATGGCGATCGGCGAAACGCCCTACGGCGCGGGCTCGGCACGCGCCGGTGCCGGCGGCGACGGCCCGACGGGCTGGACGATCAAGGGCAACGAGGACTCGATGCTGTACCACACCACGGACAGCCCCTGGTATGACCAGACGATCGCCGAGGTGTGGTTCGCCGAGGAGAGTGCCGCCGCCGCAGCAGGATTCACCCGGTGGGACAAGGGCCGATCTAACAGCGGGACCGCCAAGCTGGTCGAAGTCGAGGAGGTGCCGCCGGGCCCGTTCGGTCCGGGTTCGGCCAAGGCCGGCCCTGGCGGCAGCGGCCCGGTGGGCTGGACGGTCAAGGGCAACGAGGACTCGATGCTCTACCATGCTCCGGCAAGCCCGGCCTACGACGCGACGATCGCCGAGGTGTGGTTCAAAGACGAGCAGACCGCCGCGGCGGCCGGCTTCCAGCGCTGGGACACCTGGCGCAAGGACAAGAAGAAGAAAAAGTAG
- a CDS encoding citrate synthase 2, which translates to MTAAVPENFVAGLEGTVAFTTEIAEPDKDGGALRYRGVDIEDLAGKVGFGDVWALLVDGDFSRPLAPAEPLELPIRTGDVRVDAQAGVAMLAPQWGFEPLLDTDDTTARDQLARASVMVLSYVAQSARGQEPAVSQQAIDGCSTITERFMTRWRGEPDPRHTEAIDAYWVSAAEHGMNASTFTARVIASTGADVGAALSGAIGAMSGPLHGGAPARVIPMIAEAERTGDARAVVKGILDRREKLMGFGHRVYRAEDPRARVLRATAKRLSAPRFEVAAALEQAALAELRERRPDRAIETNVEFWAAVILDFAEVPPAMMPAMFTCGRTAGWCAHIMEQKRLGKLVRPSAIYVGPGPRSAESVAGWEHVTTA; encoded by the coding sequence ATGACTGCTGCGGTCCCGGAGAACTTTGTCGCCGGCTTGGAAGGCACGGTTGCCTTCACTACTGAAATCGCCGAACCGGACAAGGACGGCGGCGCGCTGCGCTACCGCGGCGTGGACATCGAGGACTTGGCCGGCAAGGTCGGCTTCGGCGATGTGTGGGCCCTGCTGGTCGACGGCGACTTCAGCCGTCCGCTGGCACCCGCCGAGCCGCTGGAGCTGCCGATACGCACCGGCGACGTCCGGGTCGACGCCCAGGCCGGCGTGGCGATGCTGGCGCCGCAGTGGGGCTTTGAGCCGTTGTTGGACACCGACGACACCACCGCCCGCGACCAGCTGGCCCGCGCCTCGGTGATGGTGCTGTCCTATGTCGCACAGTCGGCTCGGGGTCAGGAGCCCGCGGTGTCGCAGCAGGCGATCGACGGGTGCTCCACCATCACTGAGCGGTTCATGACCCGCTGGCGCGGCGAGCCCGACCCGCGGCACACCGAGGCGATCGACGCCTACTGGGTGTCGGCGGCCGAACACGGCATGAACGCCTCGACGTTCACCGCCCGGGTGATCGCCTCCACCGGGGCCGACGTCGGCGCGGCGCTGTCCGGCGCGATCGGCGCGATGAGTGGCCCGCTACACGGCGGCGCCCCGGCGCGGGTGATCCCGATGATCGCCGAGGCGGAGCGCACCGGTGACGCGCGCGCGGTGGTCAAGGGCATCCTGGACCGGCGCGAGAAGCTGATGGGCTTCGGACACCGGGTGTACCGTGCCGAAGACCCGCGCGCCCGAGTGCTGCGGGCCACCGCCAAGCGGCTGTCGGCCCCGCGTTTTGAGGTGGCTGCCGCACTGGAGCAGGCGGCGCTGGCCGAGCTTCGGGAGCGTCGCCCCGATCGCGCCATCGAGACCAACGTGGAGTTCTGGGCGGCGGTGATCCTCGACTTCGCCGAGGTGCCGCCGGCCATGATGCCGGCGATGTTCACCTGTGGCCGCACCGCGGGCTGGTGCGCCCACATCATGGAGCAGAAGCGATTGGGCAAGCTGGTGCGCCCGTCGGCGATCTACGTCGGGCCAGGTCCGCGCAGCGCGGAATCCGTTGCGGGCTGGGAGCACGTCACCACAGCGTGA
- the pdxH gene encoding pyridoxamine 5'-phosphate oxidase — MHRTGPDNEHLAAMRVEYQEKDNSGDLDADWLEDGWEVLLRNWIGDAERAGISEPNAMVLATVEAGRPVSRSVLCKNLDENGVTFFTDTDSAKAAELAATPYASATFPWYQLGRQVHIRGPVTQLDESVSAEYWSHRPRASQLGFCASQQSQPIESRAALLAQLDAVTAQFSGAESIPAPQNWRGYRIAPEVVEFWQGREGRLHNRIRVTGGRVERLQP; from the coding sequence GTGCACAGGACCGGCCCCGACAACGAGCACTTGGCGGCGATGAGAGTGGAATACCAGGAGAAGGACAACAGCGGCGACCTCGACGCGGACTGGCTCGAGGACGGCTGGGAGGTTTTGCTGCGCAACTGGATCGGCGACGCCGAGCGCGCCGGGATCTCCGAACCCAACGCCATGGTGCTGGCGACGGTCGAAGCCGGCCGCCCGGTCAGCCGCTCGGTGCTGTGCAAGAACCTCGACGAGAACGGTGTGACGTTTTTCACCGACACCGACTCCGCCAAGGCTGCCGAGCTGGCCGCGACACCGTACGCATCGGCCACATTTCCCTGGTATCAGCTGGGCCGCCAGGTCCACATTCGCGGACCGGTCACCCAGCTCGACGAGTCGGTCAGCGCCGAGTACTGGTCACACCGACCGCGGGCGTCCCAGTTGGGTTTCTGCGCCTCGCAGCAGTCGCAGCCCATCGAGTCACGGGCCGCACTGCTGGCGCAGTTGGACGCTGTTACAGCCCAATTCTCCGGCGCCGAGTCGATCCCCGCGCCGCAGAACTGGCGTGGCTACCGGATCGCCCCGGAGGTGGTGGAGTTCTGGCAGGGCCGGGAAGGCCGGTTGCACAACCGGATTCGGGTGACCGGCGGGCGGGTGGAGCGACTCCAACCGTGA